In Dioscorea cayenensis subsp. rotundata cultivar TDr96_F1 chromosome 13, TDr96_F1_v2_PseudoChromosome.rev07_lg8_w22 25.fasta, whole genome shotgun sequence, the sequence CATCATATCGCACAAGTATATCAAAGCAggcaagaaaacaaaattaccaacaaattcaagataatCACAAGCAAACATGCTTCAATCACCCACATGAAAACCCATAACACCTTCAGAAAATGCTGCTGAAATGTACAAGTAGTTGAATCATTTCTTGAACATACAAGGGttcaaaacactcaaaacacaTTCACAGATATTTTTAAGTTAAGCCTGAACAAATGTAAAAGACAAAAATCACATCATATCAGACATTGCGAATATGAATAATATGCTTAACCAGAATGTCTCAACATTGAATTCAAAGacaaaaccaattcaactcatctttaaaataaaaggatAAACAACAAAACTGCCAAAAACAAGTAGCATTCTTCACCGAAAGACATAAAAGTAGAGCATAAGTAGTTCTACTATGCTAAATTAGATTAAAGACAACTCAATTTATGCTCCAACTACTTCTGTTTCACCTTCTGCAGCGAGGTCATCAGCAGGCCTTTCGACTTTGGTTCCCAAATCCTCTTTATAGTCCCCATGGACCTGCAATATAAAATGCATGAGAAAGTTGTCCAAAAagaatgtattaaaaaaattatcccaTATGAATTGCATAACAAATCAGATAATTTGACATGAAACCATCACACATACCTCCATAAGCTTTCCAAGGTCAAATTTAGGGGCCTTCAGGATCTTGACCTTGCGAATGAAAACATTTTGCAGTGGGTAGATGCTTGTAGTAGCCTTCTCAATCTCTTTCCCAATCACCTCAGGAATAAATTTTTGTACCAGATCTTTGAGATCACAAGATGTAGCCTGATTAACCATTATCTCTCTCATCTTACGACGTATCTGAAGattagacaaaaataaaaaaggtagTAGTGTTAATCTTCAAATAAATTAACCATGCAAAGCCAACACTTGACAATTACTGGATAATGCACTAACCTGCCTAATTTGGCTGGTTTGGGCATAGCAAGTGCGCTTCACTTGATTTGGGCGCCTCTTAGTGAAGGCAATGCAGAACATCCTTAGGGTGTAATTGTCTGTGGTCTTGACATCAACATGAGCCTCAATAAGGGTCTGCCACTTTCTAACCAATGACCTAAGCTTGTCAGTGGTGAAGTCCATCCCCTGAAGAAAAATGAGGGAAAAGAAGATTAAGAATGTGGCAAAACACAAGTGCACCGGGGACTGCCACACAACAAAACATACCCAGAAGTTTGTGAGGACATTTTTCCCCTGAACATCTTCCACACGTAGCCTAATCTTTCTGTAAGCCTGATCCTCATCAGTCTGAAGATCAGCAAGAGAAACTTCGAACACACGGTGCTTGAGACCCTCAGATGCAATCTAGAATGACAAGAAAAGAATTGTTAACATAATGAACTCAGTACCACAGTACTAAAGATGTGGAAAGGCATAATTGCACATTGATTATGGAAAGAAAGCACATAAGAGGAATAATTTATTTGGATGAAAGGCAGGTGAGACATCCGATTAATGTCAGAAGAGAAAATGTAGCATTAATGTAGCAATCGTCTTTTCCAGTGAAACAATAAAACCAGGAAAATTTGTTGATTTATAACAAACACAAATTGATTGCGTACATGACACTTGTCATAATCAGTtccacaacaagaagaaaaagaaaaagatattcATTCAGCCAAGAATACCACTTGAACATGGCAAACAGCATGCACAACCAGTTGGACAAACATTGTTTAAGCATTCACTTCAAAGTTTTAACATGTTTACTCTGGAGAAAGGCAGGTGAGACATCCGATTAATGTCAGAAGAGAAAATGTAGCATTAATGTAGCAATCGTCTTTTCCAGTGAAACAATAAAACCAGGAAAATTTGTTGATTTATAACAAACACAAATTGATTGCGTACATGACACTTGTCATAATCAGTtcc encodes:
- the LOC120274858 gene encoding 40S ribosomal protein S3a-1, which codes for MAVGKNKRISKGKKGGKKKAVDPFAKKDWYDIKAPSVFSVRNVGKTLVSRTQGTKIASEGLKHRVFEVSLADLQTDEDQAYRKIRLRVEDVQGKNVLTNFWGMDFTTDKLRSLVRKWQTLIEAHVDVKTTDNYTLRMFCIAFTKRRPNQVKRTCYAQTSQIRQIRRKMREIMVNQATSCDLKDLVQKFIPEVIGKEIEKATTSIYPLQNVFIRKVKILKAPKFDLGKLMEVHGDYKEDLGTKVERPADDLAAEGETEVVGA